A genomic region of uncultured Paludibaculum sp. contains the following coding sequences:
- a CDS encoding PaaI family thioesterase → MKPQPLNLKELNELILKMPFNHHLGFRVTRVYKDGLTLECEARPELANLLGTLHGGVTATLIDAAVGIAVFGARGGAPATTVEMKVNYLRPAKFGKVRARARLLKVGRTLAVGSVDVHDSHGHAIATALVTYMLL, encoded by the coding sequence TTGAAACCGCAGCCGCTGAACCTCAAAGAGCTCAACGAGCTCATCCTCAAGATGCCATTCAACCACCATTTGGGCTTCCGTGTGACGCGTGTCTACAAGGACGGGCTAACGCTGGAGTGTGAAGCCCGCCCGGAGTTGGCGAACCTGCTGGGCACCTTGCACGGGGGTGTCACGGCCACATTGATCGATGCGGCCGTGGGCATTGCTGTCTTTGGGGCACGCGGAGGAGCGCCGGCGACTACGGTGGAGATGAAGGTGAACTACCTGCGCCCGGCGAAATTCGGCAAAGTGCGCGCGAGGGCTCGACTGCTGAAGGTGGGACGTACTCTGGCCGTGGGCAGCGTCGACGTACACGACTCACACGGCCACGCCATCGCTACCGCGCTGGTGACCTACATGCTGCTTTGA
- a CDS encoding ABC transporter permease codes for MLEDLRFALRMLRKSPGFAAIAIFTLALAIGANSAIFSVVNGVLLKPLPYSETERLVGVWHTAPGLNFPLLNASPSTYFTYREEGRVFEQIGLYDNDSLTVTGRGEPEQVDAMEWTEGVLQVLRVAPALGRAFTAKDMQVGSPDTVMMSYSYWQRRFGGAPDTVGRTLTVNGRPFEIIGILPQNFRFLDERADLFTPLQFKRESVFVGNFSYESLARLKPGVTIEQANADVARMLPLMMEKFPMAPGISKQMFVDAKFGPKVRPLKEDVVGDAGNVLWVLMGVAGVVLAIACANVANLLLVRAEGRQQELALRTALGAHWAQIARKLLVESMTLGIIGGVLGLAVAWGGVKLLISKGPANLPRLDQISVDGFVLLYTLGVALLSGLLFGLIPVFKYATPHLSLTLRDGGRGSSEGREHHRTRKILVVSQVALALVLLISSGLMIRTFQSMRDVQPGFQNPVQVLTMRITIPEAQVKDSVQVLQLQQRLIQRIHGVPGVVSASMSNSVTMDGSNSNDPIFVEDFPSAEGKLPPIRRFKHIAPDAFKTMGNPLIAGRDLTWSDMYRMAPVVLISENLAREYWKDPAKALGRRIRETPTSDWREIIGVVGTEYDNGVHKEAPKIVYWPSLIPRFWGEKMNVRRSMTFIVRSPRVGSTAFLKEVQAAVWAVNPALPTANVRTLQSIYDRSMVRTTFTLLMLALAGGVALILGVVGIYGVISYAVSRRTREIGIRIALGAQQGQVQGLFVRDGAVLIAIGLVLGLAVSAAVTRTLSTLLFGVKPMDAGTYAVVSAGLAVAALLACYLPARRATSVDPARALRCE; via the coding sequence ATGCTTGAAGACCTTCGGTTCGCGCTGAGGATGTTGCGGAAGTCACCCGGATTTGCAGCCATCGCGATCTTTACCCTTGCCTTGGCTATCGGCGCCAACAGTGCGATCTTCAGTGTCGTGAATGGAGTCCTGCTGAAGCCTCTGCCTTACAGCGAAACCGAGCGACTGGTCGGCGTGTGGCACACCGCGCCGGGTTTGAACTTCCCCCTGCTGAATGCATCGCCTTCCACCTATTTCACCTACCGCGAGGAAGGCCGGGTTTTTGAACAGATCGGGCTCTATGACAACGACTCGTTGACCGTGACAGGTCGGGGCGAACCCGAGCAGGTGGACGCCATGGAGTGGACCGAGGGCGTGCTGCAGGTTCTGCGAGTGGCGCCCGCGCTGGGGCGCGCCTTCACCGCGAAGGATATGCAGGTGGGCAGCCCGGATACCGTGATGATGTCCTACTCTTACTGGCAGCGCCGCTTCGGTGGAGCACCGGACACGGTGGGCCGGACGTTAACCGTCAACGGGCGACCGTTCGAGATCATCGGGATTCTGCCACAGAACTTCCGCTTCCTGGACGAACGGGCCGACCTGTTCACTCCGCTGCAGTTCAAGCGGGAGTCGGTCTTCGTGGGCAATTTCAGTTACGAGTCACTGGCGCGGCTGAAGCCGGGGGTGACGATCGAGCAGGCGAACGCCGACGTGGCGCGCATGCTGCCCCTGATGATGGAGAAGTTTCCCATGGCTCCGGGCATCTCCAAGCAGATGTTCGTCGACGCGAAGTTCGGGCCGAAGGTCCGGCCTCTCAAAGAGGACGTCGTGGGCGACGCCGGCAATGTACTGTGGGTGCTGATGGGCGTGGCCGGCGTGGTCCTGGCGATTGCCTGCGCCAATGTTGCCAATCTGCTTCTTGTGCGCGCCGAAGGACGCCAGCAGGAACTCGCTTTGCGTACCGCACTGGGTGCCCATTGGGCCCAGATTGCCAGAAAACTGCTGGTAGAGAGCATGACGCTCGGCATTATCGGCGGAGTGCTGGGACTGGCGGTCGCTTGGGGTGGCGTGAAGCTTCTGATAAGCAAAGGTCCGGCAAACCTACCGCGGCTCGACCAGATTTCTGTTGATGGGTTCGTGCTGCTCTATACGCTGGGTGTCGCGCTGTTGTCAGGGCTGCTGTTCGGTTTGATTCCCGTCTTCAAGTACGCCACACCGCACCTTTCGCTCACTCTTCGCGATGGTGGACGAGGCTCCAGCGAGGGCCGTGAGCATCATCGGACGCGCAAGATCCTGGTCGTTTCCCAGGTCGCGCTGGCACTGGTGCTGCTAATCAGTTCCGGCCTGATGATCCGGACGTTCCAGAGTATGCGAGACGTGCAGCCGGGCTTCCAGAACCCCGTGCAGGTGCTGACAATGCGGATTACCATCCCTGAAGCGCAGGTGAAGGATTCCGTCCAGGTGCTGCAACTGCAACAGCGCCTGATTCAGAGGATCCATGGCGTGCCGGGCGTCGTGTCGGCCAGCATGTCGAACAGCGTCACCATGGACGGAAGCAACAGCAACGATCCGATCTTCGTGGAAGACTTCCCGTCGGCCGAAGGGAAACTGCCCCCAATCCGGCGGTTCAAGCACATCGCGCCGGACGCCTTCAAAACGATGGGCAACCCACTCATAGCCGGCCGGGATCTCACCTGGAGCGACATGTACCGGATGGCGCCCGTGGTGCTGATCAGCGAGAACCTGGCGCGCGAGTACTGGAAGGATCCCGCGAAGGCCCTTGGCCGGCGGATCCGCGAAACGCCCACGTCCGACTGGCGCGAGATCATCGGAGTGGTGGGAACCGAATACGACAACGGTGTTCACAAAGAAGCGCCGAAGATCGTGTACTGGCCCAGTCTGATCCCGCGCTTCTGGGGCGAAAAGATGAACGTGCGGCGCTCGATGACTTTCATCGTCCGCAGCCCGCGTGTCGGCTCGACGGCGTTCCTGAAGGAAGTCCAGGCCGCTGTGTGGGCGGTGAACCCGGCCCTCCCGACGGCGAATGTGCGGACGCTGCAGTCTATCTATGACCGGTCGATGGTGCGCACCACGTTCACGCTGTTGATGCTTGCTCTGGCGGGCGGGGTGGCGTTGATTCTCGGCGTCGTGGGCATCTACGGGGTGATCTCCTATGCGGTGTCCAGGCGGACCCGTGAGATCGGCATCCGGATCGCTCTCGGAGCACAGCAGGGCCAAGTGCAGGGCTTGTTTGTCCGCGATGGAGCCGTGCTGATCGCCATTGGCCTCGTCCTAGGGTTGGCGGTTTCGGCCGCCGTCACACGCACGTTGTCGACGTTGCTGTTCGGCGTGAAGCCAATGGATGCTGGAACGTACGCGGTTGTGTCCGCCGGACTGGCCGTTGCTGCGCTGCTGGCCTGCTACCTGCCAGCGCGCCGTGCGACCTCGGTGGATCCCGCTCGCGCCCTGCGCTGCGAATAG
- a CDS encoding ATP-binding protein, with translation MAILEPFGVFSVPLGRFLAQICRCVRMAFLPVGRRSPALILTAAHLASLCAAQDVPLSRDYVVTNWQTEQGLPENSATSVVHSPDGFLWFGTFRGLVRFDGHKFTVFDQRRIPVLPDPGIVSVHQDRAGQMWISTLAGLVYGHENSWVSVGAGDGWTGKYVRHFADAADGSLFLSTFDHRIFRFSSGKFVELPAQPGRADPTFLFPDRQGRVVAVNRDYYSTWTTSGWQSLKLPTEIGLDPLPAWGLAKDGLLWSLRGGRLYKLDRNRVVSTVRLTQSTSNVWTLTEDAAGLLWAPSYRFGLYRIQPTGEVNRYSTATDLPSNGVRFVYADHRGNRWIGTDGGGLLRIREKRFQTVGSENGLPGFPVKAVAPAHDGTVYIGTYGAGLFSLRGGRITNIPIPDRWGLYPQSLLIDHSGLLWIGTFGAGLFQLRGQSFLHPLKESDGWSSIETLFEDSKGAIWLSETTGRTARFEGSSLQTYAAPDKGGGVPIRCFAESRETGQIWAAGDAGLLRFDGKGFRRVNDVDGHRLPPLITIFPLDRGDLWLAPATGGLLLWRNGRALPINSARTPPAIVGGIVEERGNTWMATNRGVWRFRKSDLLQAAPQWSRQVEWQHFDRDDGLPSVECSLDHQPIIQFDRDGRIWIATLKGAALVDPNRLGLHPEPVPVRMEAVSYLSGDGAQHRISVSDNQTVHFPPGSLDIRVSYTALDLSNQNKVVFAYALHQAGRVIVQAERSEREISFAQLAPGDYSLALRVRSSDGFWNATTLDLPLVMEAHPWETAWFRTGLALLTLSGIIGLAFYGSRRYTRNQMRELSRDKQRAEAEARLLQSTRMESIGRLAGGVAHDFNNLLTIVNGYSEILLLELPPNNPMRGHVESIRSAGQRAAELTRQLLSFSRSQPVSFAAMEVNSAVRDTATLLQRMVGETVYLELHLDENPGTIKGDSSQLGQLLLNLVVNARDAMPNGGKIVIRTSAAQLSASDLASNPDLKPGAYVALSVEDSGTGMDRETLRHAFEPFFTTKPVGKGTGMGLAIVYGVVKRCGGKIEVNSEVGRGSKFTVYFPTLDVAPVRAEGPEQPLPPVTGHETILLVEDDPAVRRVTAGILSANGYRVLEAGGGQEAIAVASREGCRPDLLLSDVVMPGMSGYALAERLSMLLPRLRILLVSGYSGFINASESSQYAAVRVLPKPFTASALLSAVREVLTQPAQLS, from the coding sequence GTGGCTATTCTGGAACCCTTCGGAGTGTTCAGCGTTCCGCTGGGCCGTTTTCTGGCGCAGATTTGCCGCTGCGTGCGGATGGCATTCTTGCCGGTTGGACGTCGATCGCCGGCATTGATCCTGACGGCGGCCCACCTTGCCAGCCTGTGCGCCGCGCAGGACGTTCCGCTCTCCAGAGACTACGTCGTGACCAACTGGCAGACCGAACAGGGATTGCCGGAAAATTCCGCAACCTCCGTTGTACACTCGCCGGACGGGTTCCTGTGGTTCGGTACGTTTCGTGGACTCGTCCGATTCGATGGCCACAAGTTCACGGTTTTCGACCAGCGCCGGATCCCGGTCCTGCCGGACCCGGGCATCGTCAGCGTGCACCAGGATCGAGCGGGCCAGATGTGGATCAGTACACTTGCCGGGCTTGTGTACGGCCACGAGAATAGCTGGGTTTCGGTCGGAGCCGGGGATGGCTGGACGGGAAAGTACGTACGGCACTTCGCCGATGCCGCGGACGGCTCACTTTTCCTATCCACGTTTGACCACCGGATCTTTCGCTTTTCATCGGGCAAGTTCGTCGAACTGCCAGCACAGCCAGGCCGCGCGGATCCCACCTTCCTCTTTCCGGACCGCCAGGGCCGAGTGGTGGCGGTCAATCGAGACTACTACAGCACCTGGACCACGAGCGGCTGGCAGAGCCTCAAGCTGCCAACCGAGATCGGGCTGGATCCCCTGCCGGCCTGGGGACTCGCCAAGGATGGCCTCTTGTGGTCTCTGCGGGGCGGCAGACTTTACAAACTGGACCGCAACCGGGTTGTCTCCACCGTGCGTCTGACCCAGTCGACGTCGAACGTATGGACTCTGACCGAGGACGCCGCGGGTTTGCTATGGGCCCCGTCCTACCGGTTCGGTCTGTACCGCATCCAGCCCACTGGAGAAGTGAACCGTTACTCCACCGCAACCGACCTGCCCAGCAATGGGGTCCGATTCGTTTATGCGGACCACCGGGGCAATCGCTGGATCGGGACCGACGGCGGCGGATTGCTGCGCATCCGGGAAAAGCGCTTTCAGACTGTCGGCAGCGAGAATGGGCTGCCCGGTTTCCCGGTGAAGGCCGTGGCCCCGGCCCACGACGGGACTGTCTATATCGGGACCTACGGCGCGGGCCTCTTCTCGCTGAGGGGTGGGCGCATCACGAACATCCCGATCCCCGACCGCTGGGGCCTATATCCGCAGTCGCTTCTCATCGACCACAGTGGCCTCTTGTGGATCGGCACCTTCGGCGCCGGACTGTTTCAACTGCGGGGTCAGTCCTTTCTCCACCCGCTGAAGGAATCAGATGGATGGTCCAGCATCGAGACTCTTTTTGAGGACTCAAAAGGGGCCATATGGCTTTCGGAGACCACCGGCAGGACCGCCCGTTTTGAAGGCTCGTCCCTGCAAACCTACGCCGCGCCCGATAAGGGTGGAGGCGTGCCGATTCGTTGTTTTGCTGAGTCACGAGAGACAGGGCAGATCTGGGCTGCCGGCGACGCTGGCCTCTTGCGCTTCGATGGCAAGGGGTTCCGGCGCGTCAACGATGTGGATGGCCATCGGTTGCCGCCGCTCATCACCATCTTTCCACTGGACCGAGGCGACCTTTGGCTGGCTCCGGCCACGGGCGGTCTGTTGCTGTGGCGCAATGGCAGGGCGCTGCCGATCAACTCCGCGCGGACGCCGCCGGCGATCGTTGGCGGCATTGTCGAAGAGCGCGGCAACACCTGGATGGCTACGAATCGCGGCGTTTGGCGCTTCCGCAAGTCCGACCTCCTGCAGGCCGCCCCGCAGTGGTCCCGTCAGGTTGAGTGGCAGCACTTCGACCGTGACGATGGCCTGCCGAGTGTGGAATGCTCACTGGATCATCAGCCCATCATCCAGTTCGACCGGGATGGCCGCATCTGGATCGCGACATTGAAAGGCGCGGCCCTGGTCGACCCAAACCGGTTGGGCCTACACCCCGAGCCCGTTCCGGTCCGTATGGAAGCAGTTTCCTACCTCTCGGGGGACGGCGCTCAGCACCGCATCTCCGTGAGCGACAACCAGACTGTGCACTTCCCACCAGGGAGCCTCGATATCCGCGTCTCCTACACGGCTCTCGATCTGTCCAATCAGAACAAGGTCGTGTTCGCGTACGCGCTTCATCAAGCAGGCCGGGTGATTGTCCAAGCCGAGCGTTCCGAACGGGAGATTTCCTTCGCGCAACTTGCTCCGGGGGACTACAGCCTGGCGCTCAGAGTGAGGAGTTCGGATGGCTTCTGGAACGCCACTACCTTGGATCTTCCATTGGTCATGGAGGCGCACCCGTGGGAGACTGCGTGGTTTCGCACGGGCCTGGCGCTGCTGACACTGAGCGGCATCATCGGCCTTGCTTTCTACGGCTCGCGCCGCTACACCCGCAATCAGATGCGCGAACTCTCCAGGGACAAGCAACGGGCAGAAGCCGAAGCCCGGCTTCTGCAGTCGACTCGCATGGAGAGCATCGGTCGTTTGGCCGGCGGAGTGGCGCACGACTTCAACAATCTCCTCACCATCGTGAACGGCTACTCCGAAATCCTACTGCTTGAGCTGCCTCCGAATAACCCGATGCGTGGTCATGTGGAGAGTATTCGCAGTGCCGGCCAGCGCGCCGCTGAACTGACGCGGCAGCTGCTTTCGTTCAGCCGCAGCCAGCCGGTCAGCTTCGCCGCAATGGAGGTCAACTCCGCTGTTCGCGACACTGCCACGCTACTGCAAAGGATGGTTGGCGAAACCGTCTACCTGGAACTCCACCTGGACGAGAACCCCGGCACCATCAAGGGGGACAGTTCTCAGTTGGGGCAACTGCTGCTGAATCTCGTGGTGAATGCTCGCGACGCGATGCCAAACGGCGGGAAGATTGTCATCCGCACATCCGCGGCCCAGTTGTCTGCTTCCGATCTTGCCTCCAATCCGGACTTGAAGCCCGGAGCCTATGTCGCGTTGAGCGTTGAGGACAGTGGGACGGGCATGGACAGAGAGACACTCCGTCATGCTTTCGAGCCGTTCTTTACCACCAAGCCTGTCGGAAAGGGTACGGGCATGGGCCTTGCCATCGTCTACGGAGTAGTGAAACGGTGCGGTGGAAAGATCGAGGTGAATAGCGAGGTGGGCCGTGGCTCGAAATTCACAGTCTATTTCCCAACACTGGACGTCGCACCCGTGCGAGCGGAGGGTCCGGAACAACCGCTTCCGCCTGTCACCGGCCATGAAACCATCCTGCTGGTGGAGGATGACCCCGCGGTACGCCGCGTGACCGCCGGGATTCTCAGTGCCAATGGATATCGAGTGTTGGAAGCTGGTGGAGGCCAGGAGGCCATTGCCGTGGCCAGCCGCGAAGGGTGCCGTCCCGACCTGCTGCTCTCCGACGTCGTCATGCCAGGCATGTCTGGTTATGCTTTGGCCGAGCGATTGTCGATGCTACTGCCGCGACTCAGAATCCTGCTCGTCTCCGGCTACTCCGGCTTCATCAACGCCTCCGAGTCGTCGCAGTACGCCGCTGTTCGCGTCCTACCTAAGCCCTTCACCGCCAGTGCTCTGCTCAGCGCCGTTCGTGAGGTGTTGACACAGCCTGCTCAGCTCTCCTGA
- a CDS encoding DUF1501 domain-containing protein, which translates to MMTRREWLASATAAAAAAPVLAQSGGKLLPAKADSVILLWMAGGMAQTETFDPKRKTEFAPGVPSSAVLSTFDSIPTSVDGLRISQGLERMAKVMDRGTVVRSHRVGDLGFILHSKHQYHWHTGYAPPQPVPVPHMGSWIAKILGPKRPDVPAFVNIGQNLEIGAESDAVKAYTTSGFLGSEFAPFNIPDPSDAVSAVRPPKEFSELRFKRRFETYQHLMKSNPLMVAGTDAQRASLLRSVENAHRLLMSPAAKAFDLDLEPKAKYEVYNTGRFGQGCLLARRLVEAGVRFVEVSTEYIPFRYWDTHENGHTRAQDMKETIDRPVSQLILDLEERGLLDRTLIVLASEFGRDMVTEGKPGNTVKEQVKQPEVMTELKHYGMHRHFTEASSVLLFGGGIKKGSVYGETADERPCKVVKDPVTIEDMHATIYKALGIPHDWAEVFERRPFYVTKDAKGHAVDALFA; encoded by the coding sequence ATGATGACGAGAAGAGAATGGCTGGCGAGCGCAACCGCTGCTGCCGCGGCGGCTCCGGTGTTGGCGCAATCAGGTGGCAAGTTGCTGCCCGCCAAAGCAGACAGCGTGATCCTTCTGTGGATGGCCGGAGGCATGGCGCAAACAGAGACCTTTGACCCGAAACGGAAGACGGAATTCGCGCCCGGCGTGCCATCCAGTGCGGTGTTGAGCACGTTCGACTCGATCCCAACCAGCGTTGATGGCCTGCGCATCTCGCAGGGATTGGAGCGGATGGCCAAGGTGATGGATCGGGGCACGGTGGTGCGGTCGCACCGGGTGGGGGATCTCGGGTTCATTCTGCACTCGAAGCATCAATACCACTGGCACACGGGCTACGCTCCGCCACAACCAGTGCCGGTACCGCACATGGGTTCATGGATCGCGAAGATCCTGGGACCCAAACGGCCGGACGTGCCGGCTTTCGTGAACATCGGGCAGAACCTGGAAATCGGCGCTGAGAGTGACGCGGTCAAGGCGTACACCACGTCGGGGTTCCTGGGCAGCGAGTTCGCGCCGTTCAATATCCCGGATCCATCCGACGCCGTCTCGGCGGTGCGCCCCCCGAAAGAGTTCAGTGAACTGCGCTTCAAACGCCGCTTTGAGACCTATCAGCATCTGATGAAGAGTAACCCGCTCATGGTGGCGGGCACGGATGCGCAACGGGCGTCGCTTCTGCGCTCGGTGGAGAATGCGCACCGTCTGCTGATGTCGCCGGCGGCGAAAGCGTTCGATCTCGACCTCGAGCCGAAGGCCAAGTACGAGGTGTACAACACGGGCCGGTTCGGCCAAGGTTGCCTGCTGGCGCGGCGTCTGGTGGAGGCTGGCGTCCGGTTTGTCGAGGTGTCCACGGAGTACATTCCCTTCCGTTATTGGGACACGCACGAGAACGGCCACACACGGGCGCAAGACATGAAGGAGACGATCGACCGGCCGGTGTCGCAGTTGATTCTGGACCTGGAGGAACGCGGGTTGCTGGACCGCACTCTAATCGTCCTGGCCAGCGAGTTCGGCCGCGACATGGTGACCGAGGGTAAGCCTGGGAACACGGTGAAGGAGCAGGTGAAGCAGCCGGAAGTGATGACCGAACTGAAGCACTACGGTATGCACCGCCACTTTACCGAAGCCTCGAGCGTGCTGCTGTTTGGTGGCGGCATAAAGAAGGGGTCTGTATACGGTGAGACCGCTGACGAACGGCCCTGCAAGGTGGTGAAGGATCCGGTGACGATCGAAGACATGCACGCCACCATCTACAAGGCGCTGGGCATTCCCCACGATTGGGCCGAGGTTTTCGAGCGGCGGCCGTTCTACGTGACCAAGGACGCTAAAGGCCACGCGGTGGACGCGCTGTTCGCGTAA
- a CDS encoding DUF5666 domain-containing protein yields the protein MKQKLTLVFASSLLILMAMIGGSASASVFDPQSEPGAKPSDQQSPATEKQEVAGKIEAVDADRNVVQVEGTSVPIVATNSTRYSRGLSFSSLKPGMQVRIVAVLRSDGRLEALEVRSA from the coding sequence ATGAAACAAAAACTGACATTGGTATTCGCATCCTCGTTGCTGATCCTAATGGCCATGATAGGCGGCAGTGCCTCCGCGAGCGTCTTTGACCCTCAGTCGGAGCCAGGTGCCAAGCCTTCCGACCAGCAATCTCCCGCTACCGAAAAGCAGGAGGTGGCTGGAAAGATCGAGGCCGTGGACGCGGACAGGAACGTTGTCCAAGTCGAAGGAACCAGCGTGCCGATCGTTGCAACGAACTCCACCCGCTATTCGCGGGGTCTGAGCTTCAGCAGTCTGAAGCCGGGCATGCAGGTGAGAATCGTCGCGGTGCTCCGCAGCGATGGAAGACTTGAGGCACTGGAGGTGCGTAGCGCATAA
- a CDS encoding Gfo/Idh/MocA family oxidoreductase, translating into MSEQPTPTPSRRQFLSNTGRTAGVSALAGIALPHVHAAENNTIQIALVGCGGRGTGAAVNALSVTNGPTKLVAMADVVPKKMSDSYDKLKTQFAGQVDVPPERRFLGFDAYKQAMDAMKPGDVVILGTPPAFRWVQFTHAINRGLNTFMEKPVTVDGPTTRRMLKLAELATEKNLKVGVGLMVRHCRARYELLDRIRAGQIGEIVAMRGYRMGQGGGTAPPKPEGISELTYQISRFHAFLWASGGVFSDYYIHQIDECSWMKGAWPVEAVAVGGRHYRGDSLDQNFDVYSVQYTFPDGTRLFFDGRNMAGARDEFASYAHGSKGSAVITTLSHTPGMTRIYKGQKIPSVTSRKDLPLPEDSNLIWAYPQPEKSPYQWEWDDLTDAIRNNKPYNEVKRGAEASLVASMGRMAAHTGQVITFDQMLNCPHEFAPDVDKLTMDGPPPLTLGPDGKYPVPEPGIKKDREY; encoded by the coding sequence ATGAGTGAACAACCCACACCCACCCCCTCACGCCGTCAGTTCCTGAGCAACACCGGTCGTACGGCCGGCGTTTCCGCCCTGGCCGGCATCGCCCTGCCGCACGTTCATGCGGCGGAAAATAATACGATCCAGATCGCCCTGGTCGGCTGCGGAGGCAGAGGCACCGGCGCGGCGGTCAACGCGCTCTCGGTCACCAATGGCCCCACCAAACTTGTGGCCATGGCCGATGTCGTGCCCAAGAAGATGAGCGACAGCTACGACAAGCTGAAGACCCAGTTCGCGGGCCAGGTGGATGTACCGCCGGAGCGCCGCTTCCTCGGATTTGACGCCTATAAACAGGCCATGGATGCGATGAAGCCCGGAGACGTCGTGATCCTTGGTACGCCGCCCGCTTTTCGCTGGGTCCAGTTCACGCACGCTATCAATCGCGGACTGAACACCTTCATGGAGAAGCCAGTCACCGTGGACGGCCCCACCACGCGCCGCATGCTGAAGTTGGCCGAACTCGCCACGGAGAAGAACCTCAAGGTGGGCGTGGGCCTGATGGTCCGCCACTGCCGGGCGCGGTACGAATTGCTGGACCGCATCCGCGCGGGCCAGATCGGCGAGATCGTCGCCATGCGCGGCTACCGTATGGGGCAAGGTGGCGGCACGGCTCCGCCCAAGCCCGAAGGGATCAGCGAGCTCACCTACCAGATCTCCCGCTTCCACGCCTTCCTGTGGGCGAGCGGCGGAGTATTCAGCGACTACTACATCCACCAGATCGACGAATGCAGCTGGATGAAAGGCGCGTGGCCCGTGGAGGCTGTCGCCGTCGGTGGCCGCCACTATCGTGGCGATTCACTCGATCAGAACTTCGACGTCTACTCCGTTCAGTACACCTTCCCCGATGGCACCAGGCTGTTTTTCGATGGCCGGAATATGGCGGGCGCTCGGGACGAGTTTGCCAGCTACGCGCACGGCTCCAAGGGCTCGGCGGTCATCACGACGTTGTCGCATACGCCCGGCATGACCAGGATCTACAAAGGGCAGAAGATACCTTCGGTCACATCCAGAAAGGATCTGCCTCTGCCCGAGGATTCCAACCTGATATGGGCTTATCCACAACCGGAGAAGAGCCCCTACCAATGGGAATGGGACGATCTGACGGACGCGATCCGGAACAATAAGCCCTACAACGAAGTGAAGCGCGGAGCCGAAGCCAGCCTTGTTGCGTCGATGGGACGCATGGCGGCGCATACCGGCCAGGTCATCACGTTTGACCAGATGCTGAACTGTCCCCACGAGTTCGCGCCTGATGTGGACAAGCTGACAATGGACGGTCCACCGCCGCTCACCCTCGGCCCTGACGGCAAGTACCCGGTGCCCGAGCCAGGCATCAAGAAGGACCGCGAGTACTAG